In a genomic window of Quercus lobata isolate SW786 chromosome 4, ValleyOak3.0 Primary Assembly, whole genome shotgun sequence:
- the LOC115986749 gene encoding IAA-amino acid hydrolase ILR1-like 4, translating into MGFSQWLSLTFIFHAFLSLPISSEPSLSPEVLPQIPANFLELARRPEVFDWMVGIRRKIHENPELGFQEFETSKIIRAELDQMGIPYKYPVAETGVVGYIGTGSPPFVAIRADMDALAMQESVEWEHKSKVPGKMHACGHDAHVTMLLGAAKILQDHRHEIQGTVVLVFQPGEEGHGGAKKMLDDGVLENVDAIFGIHVSASHPIGAVASRPGPLLAGSGFFEAVISGKGGHAAIPQHTIDPILAASNVIVSLQHLVSREADPLDSQVVTVAKFQGGGAFNVIPDSVTIGGTFRAFSKESFIHLKQRIEEVITKQASVQRCNATVNFNENDQLFFPVTVNNKDLHVHFLKVAGDILGTQNVLEMQPLMGSEDFSFFAEVIPGYFFFLGMKNETQGRFGSEHSPYFRVNEDALPYGAALHASLATTYILEKQSKPNPPKGSSHDEL; encoded by the exons ATGGGTTTCTCCCAATGGCTCTCTTTGACTTTCATTTTCCATGCGTTCCTGTCTCTACCAATTTCTTCAGAGCCCTCTCTTAGCCCTGAAGTGTTGCCTCAAATTCCAGCCAACTTCCTTGAATTGGCTAGAAGGCCAGAGGTTTTTGATTGGATGGTTGGTATTAGGAGGAAGATACATGAGAACCCAGAACTTGGGTTTCAGGAATTTGAGACCAGTAAGATTATTAGAGCCGAGCTTGACCAGATGGGCATCCCTTACAAATACCCAGTTGCTGAAACTGGTGTTGTTGGATACATCGGGACTGGTTCACCTCCTTTTGTTGCAATCCGAGCGGATATGGATGCTCTTGCTATGCAG GAGAGTGTAGAGTGGGAGCACAAGAGTAAAGTACCTGGGAAGATGCACGCATGTGGCCATGATGCCCATGTTACCATGCTTCTTGGTGCTGCAAAGATTCTTCAAGATCATCGCCATGAGATACAG GGAACGGTTGTACTTGTTTTCCAACCAGGCGAGGAAGGACATGGGGGAGCAAAGAAAATGTTAGATGATGGAGTACTAGAGAATGTTGATGCCATCTTTGGGATACATGTTTCTGCTTCTCACCCTATTGGTGCAGTGGCGTCCAGGCCTGGCCCTCTTTTGGCTGGGAGTGGTTTCTTTGAGGCGGTAATAAGTGGAAAGGGAGGGCATGCAGCCATTCCCCAGCACACAATAGACCCAATCTTAGCAGCTTCCAATGTAATTGTTAGTTTGCAACATCTTGTTTCACGTGAAGCTGATCCCTTGGATTCACAg GTAGTTACAGTTGCAAAATTCCAAGGAGGTGGTGCATTCAATGTTATTCCAGATTCTGTCACAATTGGTGGCACATTCAGGGCATTTTCAAAGGAAAGCTTTATCCATCTTAAACAAAGAATTGAAGAG GTTATCACGAAACAAGCCAGTGTACAGAGGTGCAATGCAACTGTCAACTTCAATGAAAATGATCAGCTCTTTTTCCCAGTGACTGTAAACAACAAAGATCTGCATGTACACTTCCTAAAAGTTGCAGGTGACATACTGGGCACCCAGAACGTATTAGAAATGCAACCGCTGATGGGATCAGAAGACTTCTCATTCTTTGCAGAGGTGATTCCAGGATACTTCTTCTTTCTAGGGATGAAGAATGAGACTCAAGGAAGGTTTGGATCGGAGCATTCACCCTACTTCAGGGTCAATGAAGATGCGCTTCCATACGGAGCAGCATTACATGCATCATTAGCCACAACGTACATCCTGGAGAAACAATCCAAACCTAATCCGCCAAAGGGAAGCTCTCATGATGAACTGTGA
- the LOC115984472 gene encoding IAA-amino acid hydrolase ILR1-like 1 yields the protein MVYVAVALFCFQKGTVVLVFQPAEEGGGGAKKMLDDGALENVDAIFGIHVAASYPIGTVASRSGPILAGNGFFEAVISGKGGHAAIPQHTIDPILAASHIIVSLQHLVSREADPLDSQVVTVGKFQGGGAFNVIPDSVTIGGTFRAFSKESFIQLKQRIEEVITKQASVQRCNATVIFNENEKPFYPVTVNDKDLHEFFQKVAGDILGTQNILDKQPTMGAEDFSFYAEVIPGYFFSLGMKNETQGRFESGHSPNFRVNEDALPYGAALHASLATRYILEKQSKLNPPKGSIHDEL from the exons ATGGTTTATGTTGCTGTAGCA CTCTTCTGTTTTCAAAAGGGAACGGTTGTACTCGTTTTCCAACCAGCTGAGGAAGGAGGTGGGGGAGCAAAGAAAATGTTAGATGATGGAGCACTAGAGAATGTTGATGCCATCTTTGGGATACATGTTGCTGCTTCTTACCCTATTGGTACGGTGGCCTCCAGGTCTGGCCCTATTTTGGCTGGGAATGGTTTCTTTGAGGCAGTAATAAGTGGAAAGGGAGGTCACGCAGCCATTCCCCAGCACACAATAGACCCAATCTTAGCAGCTTCCCATATAATTGTTAGTTTGCAACATCTTGTTTCACGTGAAGCTGATCCCTTGGATTCACAg GTAGTTACAGTTGGAAAATTCCAAGGAGGTGGTGCATTCAATGTTATTCCAGATTCTGTTACAATTGGTGGCACATTCAGGGCATTTTCAAAGGAAAGCTTTATCCAACTTAAACAAAGAATTGAAGAG GTTATCACGAAACAAGCCAGCGTACAGAGGTGCAATGCAACTGTCATCTTCAATGAAAATGAGAAGCCCTTTTACCCAGTGACTGTAAATGACAAAGATCTGCATGAATTCTTCCAAAAAGTTGCAGGGGACATACTGGGCACCCAGAACATATTAGATAAGCAACCGACAATGGGAGCAGAAGACTTCTCATTCTATGCAGAGGTGATTCCAGGATACTTCTTCTCTCTAGGGATGAAGAATGAGACCCAAGGAAGGTTTGAATCAGGGCATTCACCCAACTTTAGGGTCAATGAAGATGCGCTTCCCTATGGAGCAGCATTACATGCATCATTAGCCACAAGATACATCCTAGAGAAACAATCCAAACTTAATCCGCCAAAGGGAAGCATTCATGATGAACTGTGA
- the LOC115983927 gene encoding 40S ribosomal protein S30 — protein MGKVHGSLARAGKVRGQTPKVAKQDKKKKPRGRAHKRMQYNRRFVTAVVGFGKKRGPNSSEK, from the exons ATGG GTAAGGTACACGGATCTCTGGCTCGTGCTGGTAAGGTGAGAGGCCAAACTCCCAAAGTTGCAAAGCaagacaagaagaagaagccccgTGGTCGCGCCCACAAGCGCATGCAATACAATCGCCGATTCGTCACAGCCg tGGTCGGATTTGGCAAGAAGAGGGGACCCAACTCGTCCGAGAAGTGA